A window of the Sabethes cyaneus chromosome 1, idSabCyanKW18_F2, whole genome shotgun sequence genome harbors these coding sequences:
- the LOC128734487 gene encoding chymotrypsin-2-like → MSRLIGLLLVVCLALASAASFKNSLRKPVNDDRSGRIAGGQNATVTQFPYQAALLTPARFFFCGATILNQRWVVTAGACVIGLTNQDLLVFAGSNRLTEGGVTSPVSRIVTHPNFNVDVYANDVAVVQVVNPFLFSDSIQPIPMRVAYVEAERNATISGFGRESISDSNTADQLRFLTVEIITQSECQAAFSDPYTERLADNTICSQSPAGQGSCLGDAGGPLVYNNELVGILSWGIPCGEGMPDVYARISNHRAWIRVHTMV, encoded by the exons ATGTCCCGACTCATCGGATTACTGTTAGTGGTTTGCTTGGCCCTAGCATCGGCTGCCTCATTTAAAA ATAGTTTAAGAAAACCAGTGAACGATGACAGGAGTGGTCGGATTGCCGGAGGACAAAACGCAACAGTCACTCAATTTCCTTATCAAGCAGCTCTGCTCACACCTGCGAGGTTCTTTTTCTGTGGAGCAACGATACTGAATCAACGCTGGGTTGTGACGGCAGGGGCATGCGTTATCGGGCTTACCAATCAGGATCTGCTTGTGTTTGCTGGTAGTAATCGTTTAACCGAAGGAGGTGTTACGAGCCCAGTAAGCAGAATCGTCACGCATCCTAACTTCAACGTCGACGTGTATGCAAATGATGTAGCCGTTGTGCAAGTTGTGAATCCTTTTCTGTTTTCCGATTCTATCCAACCAATTCCGATGAGAGTAGCGTATGTCGAAGCTGAACGGAATGCAACGATTTCAGGATTTGGTCGTGAATCG ATCTCCGATAGTAACACAGCCGATCAGCTGCGCTTCCTGACCGTCGAGATAATCACTCAATCAGAGTGCCAGGCTGCGTTCAGTGATCCCTACACGGAGCGTTTGGCTGATAATACCATTTGCTCACAAAGTCCCGCAGGTCAGGGAAGCTGCCTAGGCGATGCTGGCGGCCCACTGGTTTACAACAACGAGCTGGTAGGAATCCTCTCGTGGGGAATTCCTTGCGGTGAAGGTATGCCGGATGTGTACGCTCGAATTTCCAACCACAGGGCGTGGATCCGTGTGCATACGATGGTTTAA